A stretch of Macrobrachium rosenbergii isolate ZJJX-2024 chromosome 12, ASM4041242v1, whole genome shotgun sequence DNA encodes these proteins:
- the LOC136844179 gene encoding uncharacterized protein produces MTHPPSSCKPVYPPEWRWGDDDFICHSAHFPRTGSAHLRPSCFFYLSSSSSFSSSTYVLPASSTSPPPPPPPLLLLLLRPLPASSNSLLLLLFPHLRPSCFFYLSSSPSPAPPPLPPPSFLLLLSLSSSSSSSSTYLLPASSISLSPPLPPPPPPPPPTYVPPSSSTSPPPPPPHLRPSCFFYLFSSSALPASSISPPPPPPPTYAPPVSSISSPPPPASSISPPPPPPPPPLLPHPSPPPPPPPPPPLWLF; encoded by the exons atgacacatccaccctcctcctgcaaacctgtttaccCCCCCGAATGGCGgtggg GAGACGACGACTTCATTTGTCATTCCGCACACTTCCCAAGAACAGGTTCTGCCCACCTACGTCCCTCCTGCTTCttctacctctcctcctcctcctccttctcctcctccacctacgTCCTTCCTGCTTCTTCtacctctcctccccctcctcctcccccactcctcctcctcctcctccgccccctTCCTGCTTCTTCtaactctctcctcctcctcctcttcccccactTACGTCCCTCCTGCTTCttctacctctcctcctccccctcccccgctcctcctcctcttcctcctccgtcCTTCCTGcttcttctatctctctcctcttcctcctcctcctcctccacctaccTCCTTCCTgcttcttctatctctctctctcctcctcttcctcctcctcctcctcctcctccccccacctacgtccctccttcttcttctacctctcctcctcctcctcccccccacctacGTCCCTCCTGCTTCTTCTATCTCTTCTCCTCTTCCGCCCTTCCTGCTTCTtctatctctcctcctcctcctcctcctcccacctacGCCCCTCCTGTTTCTTCtatctcttctcctcctcctcctgcttcttctatctctcctcctcctccccctcctcctcctcctcttcttcctcatccttctcctcctcctcctcctcctcctcctcctcctctctggcTCTTCTAG